One window of Gloeothece citriformis PCC 7424 genomic DNA carries:
- the bioF gene encoding 8-amino-7-oxononanoate synthase yields MTNPYNWIEKSLETLHKANWYRSVKTIHSRSGSVVNLKGNLVINFASNDYLGLAGDERLINASIDAIKQYGTGSTGSRLLSGHRPIHRELENAIASFKQTEDAIVFSSGYLANLGTITALVGQRDLILGDEYNHSSLKNGSKLSGATVLDYEHGNLEDLNTKLVNYRRSYRRCLILTDTVFSMDGDICPLPQLLDLAEDFNCMVLVDEAHATGVMGKTGAGCVEHLNCSGRELIQMGTLSKALGSLGGYVAGSFQLVEFLRNRAATWIYTTGLSPGDTAAALTALNIIQAEPQRRQQLWENVGLLKEQLSGFNLFPSETPIICLGLNTPTEALILAQKLQDGGIFAPAIRPPTVPTSRIRFTLMATHQPCHFQRLGAVIR; encoded by the coding sequence ATGACTAATCCCTATAATTGGATTGAAAAGTCCTTAGAAACCCTTCATAAAGCTAATTGGTATCGTTCAGTAAAAACGATTCATAGTCGTTCGGGTTCGGTTGTCAACTTAAAGGGAAATTTAGTTATTAATTTTGCCAGTAATGATTATTTAGGATTAGCCGGAGATGAACGGTTAATTAATGCCTCAATTGACGCGATTAAACAGTATGGAACGGGTAGCACCGGTTCCCGTCTTTTGAGTGGTCATCGTCCCATTCATCGAGAGTTAGAAAATGCGATCGCATCTTTTAAACAAACGGAGGATGCTATTGTTTTTAGTTCGGGATATTTAGCCAATTTAGGCACTATTACGGCCTTAGTCGGACAACGGGATTTAATCTTAGGAGATGAGTATAATCATTCTAGTTTAAAAAATGGGTCTAAACTGAGTGGCGCAACTGTCCTAGATTATGAGCATGGTAATTTAGAGGATTTAAACACTAAATTGGTTAATTATCGGCGTTCCTATCGTCGCTGTTTAATCCTCACTGATACTGTTTTTAGTATGGATGGGGATATTTGTCCTCTTCCCCAACTTTTAGACTTAGCAGAAGATTTTAATTGTATGGTATTGGTGGATGAAGCACACGCAACCGGAGTTATGGGAAAAACCGGTGCGGGCTGTGTGGAACATTTGAACTGTAGCGGACGAGAATTAATACAGATGGGAACTCTCAGTAAGGCGTTAGGGAGTTTGGGGGGATATGTGGCGGGAAGTTTTCAACTGGTTGAGTTTCTTCGTAATCGTGCGGCAACTTGGATTTATACGACAGGGTTATCTCCTGGGGATACGGCGGCGGCGTTAACTGCCCTTAATATTATTCAAGCTGAACCTCAGCGTCGTCAACAGTTATGGGAGAATGTGGGGTTATTAAAGGAGCAGTTATCGGGGTTTAATCTGTTTCCCTCTGAGACTCCGATTATTTGTTTAGGGTTAAATACTCCTACAGAGGCGTTAATTTTAGCTCAAAAGTTGCAAGATGGGGGGATTTTCGCTCCCGCTATTCGTCCTCCTACTGTTCCCACCAGTCGTATTCGCTTTACGCTGATGGCGACTCATCAACCGTGTCATTTTCAACGGTTAGGGGCAGTTATTCGGTAG
- a CDS encoding Uma2 family endonuclease, with product MVKTPIQLTFEEYITYRDDTDNRYELEDGILIEMPPASKRHSDITEKQSLNSQIFPQLNLSVNQIL from the coding sequence ATGGTCAAAACACCGATACAATTAACCTTTGAAGAATACATAACCTATAGAGACGACACAGACAACCGTTATGAATTAGAGGATGGAATCTTAATAGAAATGCCCCCCGCATCTAAACGTCATTCTGATATTACCGAAAAACAATCACTCAACTCACAAATATTTCCTCAATTAAACTTAAGCGTTAATCAGATATTGTAA
- a CDS encoding DUF1823 family protein, producing MTNLPPLNTDTIWAILNEEIDDTTANQLVWYYLGYRYDESKGSWDNTHVAEEWKTDYPEPPDFIAFRPPTVKLTRSIPAEKKNLLKEKLGFKGYKVGEFTPAQARRATMANWLLGVMDNG from the coding sequence ATGACTAATTTACCTCCTTTAAATACGGACACAATTTGGGCAATTCTCAATGAAGAAATCGACGATACTACCGCCAATCAATTAGTGTGGTATTATCTGGGTTATCGGTATGATGAATCAAAGGGAAGTTGGGATAATACTCATGTAGCCGAGGAGTGGAAAACGGATTATCCAGAACCCCCGGATTTTATCGCGTTTCGTCCTCCTACGGTTAAGTTAACCCGTTCTATTCCTGCCGAAAAGAAGAATTTATTAAAGGAAAAATTGGGGTTTAAAGGGTACAAAGTCGGGGAATTTACCCCTGCCCAAGCTCGTCGCGCTACAATGGCTAATTGGCTACTTGGGGTAATGGATAATGGATAA
- a CDS encoding glycosyltransferase family 2 protein has protein sequence MNTRTKDPVYIIIPVHNRKAITLKCLETLSQNGDLHRYHVVVVDDGSTDGTSDAIHSLYPEVTVLNGDGNLWWTGAIKKGMEYAYNQNAQYIIWLNDDCYPQKGSIDQLLDLCQSNPKLIVGGQSLDPDTLEPSYGGIIRNNYLIKEIHTQEKTIVDCDGLNGNLVCFSRQVINTIGYPNYQIFPHYHGDTTYTNLAKRKGYQVIIFGEAIALCKNDHPQVCWLLPERPLLNYWQDYFKIKSASYWKAEINYYKAILGSSGIIIYLYQKIIKFWIFVLIGTIIPLKFRQQFKKN, from the coding sequence ATGAATACCCGTACCAAAGACCCTGTTTATATTATCATCCCAGTTCATAACCGCAAAGCTATCACCCTAAAATGCTTAGAAACCCTAAGCCAAAATGGAGACTTACACCGTTATCATGTCGTGGTTGTCGATGATGGTTCTACCGATGGGACATCAGACGCAATTCATTCATTATATCCAGAAGTAACAGTCTTAAACGGGGATGGTAACTTATGGTGGACAGGAGCAATTAAAAAAGGAATGGAGTATGCTTATAACCAAAATGCTCAATATATTATCTGGCTTAATGATGATTGTTATCCTCAAAAAGGTTCAATTGATCAATTACTTGATTTGTGTCAGTCAAATCCTAAATTAATTGTTGGTGGACAATCTTTAGATCCAGACACTTTAGAACCAAGTTATGGAGGAATTATTAGAAATAATTATCTGATCAAAGAAATACACACTCAAGAAAAAACAATTGTTGATTGTGATGGATTAAATGGAAATTTAGTCTGCTTTTCTAGACAAGTAATAAACACAATAGGCTATCCTAATTATCAAATATTTCCTCACTATCATGGAGATACAACTTATACTAATTTAGCCAAAAGAAAAGGATATCAGGTGATCATTTTTGGAGAAGCAATTGCTTTATGTAAAAATGATCATCCTCAAGTATGTTGGTTATTACCAGAACGTCCTTTACTCAACTATTGGCAAGACTATTTTAAAATTAAATCTGCTTCTTACTGGAAAGCTGAGATCAATTACTATAAAGCAATTTTAGGAAGCTCAGGGATTATCATTTATTTGTATCAAAAAATAATTAAATTTTGGATATTTGTTTTGATTGGAACAATTATTCCTCTAAAATTTCGTCAGCAATTTAAGAAAAACTAA
- a CDS encoding DMT family transporter, whose translation MTKIATPPQTWKVTTILSIGVLAVSTAAIFIRLCFEAGGVEGVGFSLFISASRLLIASILLLPSWGKLKQTQVEPVAYYYAVGAGCCLGLHFASWTTSLSFTSIAASTTLVTTIPIWVSLLSWVWYREKPTKPVIFGIIIAIMGGILIAVGDTNTGRENSNPLLGDFLALLGAWMTSLYLLLGREAQNRGLTIGNYIVIAYSSAAVFLFPLPFLFETGYLGYPTEVYLYVGLMAILSQLIGHTSLNWAVRWISPTLVTLAILCEPIISSLLGWLIFGEIPSKLVIVGGIILLIGVATATFKTAP comes from the coding sequence ATGACGAAAATAGCAACCCCTCCCCAGACATGGAAAGTGACAACAATATTAAGTATAGGGGTTTTAGCCGTCTCTACCGCAGCAATTTTTATCCGTCTGTGTTTTGAAGCCGGGGGAGTGGAGGGAGTTGGATTTAGTTTATTTATTTCTGCATCCCGTCTGCTCATCGCCTCTATTTTATTATTGCCCAGTTGGGGAAAATTAAAACAAACCCAAGTAGAGCCTGTCGCCTATTATTATGCTGTGGGGGCAGGATGTTGTCTAGGGTTGCATTTTGCCAGTTGGACAACCTCCCTATCCTTTACCTCTATAGCTGCCTCGACAACCTTAGTCACCACGATTCCCATTTGGGTATCCTTATTATCGTGGGTGTGGTATCGAGAAAAACCGACCAAACCGGTCATATTCGGGATAATTATCGCCATAATGGGGGGTATCTTAATCGCTGTAGGGGATACCAATACAGGAAGAGAAAACAGCAACCCATTATTAGGAGATTTTCTGGCCTTATTAGGGGCATGGATGACCAGTTTATACTTATTATTGGGACGAGAAGCGCAAAACCGGGGATTAACGATCGGAAATTATATCGTAATTGCCTATAGTAGTGCAGCAGTATTCTTGTTTCCCTTACCCTTCCTATTTGAGACAGGATATTTAGGCTATCCGACAGAAGTTTATCTGTATGTGGGGTTAATGGCCATATTATCCCAATTAATCGGTCATACTAGCTTAAATTGGGCAGTGCGTTGGATATCTCCTACTCTTGTCACCCTCGCCATTTTATGTGAACCCATCATATCCAGTTTATTAGGATGGCTCATCTTTGGAGAAATCCCCTCAAAATTGGTTATAGTAGGAGGGATAATCCTACTAATAGGAGTCGCTACAGCTACTTTCAAAACAGCGCCATGA